GCCGGGTTCAGCATCGCCACGTCCACCCCGGGCAGGGCCCCGCCGGCCGCCTCGACGGCGTCGGCCACCCGCGCCCCGGCCGGTACCCGGACCAGGCCGGGTCGGCGGACCTTTCCGGCGACCGCGACGACCAGTTCCCCGACGCCGTACTGCCCGCCTCGGCACCGGCCGGGGCCGCCGGGCCGGCACCGACCGGTGCGGCCGGATCCGGGCTGACGGCAGCGTCCGTCGCGGCGACGATCGGCTCGACCTGGGGACGCGACCGCCAGGCCCAGCCGGCGGCGGCGAGCACCACCAGTACGGCGACCACCGCGAGCGCCCGCACACCCCGCCGGCCCGGATCGAACACACCTGGCCCCGGCAACCGCGACCCCAACGCCATCTCCGGCACCGGCTCGACCTGCACCGGAGGCGACCCATCGGCACGAAACGGCTCGGGCGGGTCGGATCGCGACTCGGCGGGCCGGAGCGACTCGGGCCGCGCTGGTCGCGGCCCGGCGCCACCCGCCGGGTCCGAGGCTGCCAGCCGCGGGCGGTCGGCGTGGACGGGCAGGAGCACGGTCGGCCAGGCCAGCCGGGACGGCGACGGCGGCTCGGCCACCGGCAGCGGCGGTACGTCGCCATCAGCCATCCGGGCACCGGGCATCAGCCGCCGCAGGCGCTCCCGGACCACCGTCTCCTCGTCGTTGGACACGGCGCGAGGCTAGGGCGACGACGGCGGCTTCTGCTTGCCGACAGTGCCCAGGTTGTGGACAACCGGCGGACTGTGGACAACGCCCTGATCATGCTCGTGATGTGCTAGGGCCCACCGCGCGGCCGGTTGTCCCGGCTACCTCCTCAGTGGGCTTGCGGGTCGAGACCGAGCGCGGCACGTCCGCCGTCCACCGGCAGGGTGACGCCGTTGATGAAGCTCGCCGCCGGGGAGAGCAGGTACGCCACCGCCTCGGCCACGTCCTGCGGCTGGCCGATCCGGCCCACCGGATGCAGTTGGGCCAGTTCCGCCTCGATCCGCCGTACCCGGTCCGGCTCCTGACCCGCGAGGAACGCCTCGTGCCGCTCGGTCGCCACCGAGCCGAGCGCGACCGCGTTGGCCCGGATGCCGTGCCGGCCGTACTGCACCGCAAGTGCCCGGGTGAGTCCTTCGACGGCGGCCTTGGCGGTGGCGTACGGCAGGCAACCGGGCACCGGGCGGCTGGCCTGGTGGGACGAGACGTTCACCACGGCACCGCCGGTGCCGGCGGCGAGGAAGCGGCGGACCGCGGTGGCGGCGCCGACCACGGCGGGGCGCAGGTTGCGGGTGATCAGGTCGACGACCTCGCCGACCGGGGCGTCGTGCACGGAGGCGTCCCGGAACACCGCGGCGTTGTTGACCCAGCCGATGAGTGGCCCGGCTCGTTCCGCGAGGTCGGCGGCGCGGGCCGCGACACCCTCGTCGGCGGCGTCGCCGACGAGGGCCACCAGCCGATCGGCCTCGGGATGTTCCGGCACCCAGGCGACCGCCTCCGGATCACGCTCGATCACCACGACGGTCGCGCCGTCGGCGAGTAGCCGCGCCACGATTCCCCGGCCGACTCCGCGCCCACCCCCGGTCACCACAAAGGACATCGGTCCGTACCTCCTGCGAGCCGCAACGAACTGCACGCCCCCATCCTGGCCCCGGCGCACCACCCACCCGGGCGCCGGTGCGGGCCGGCCACCCAAGGCGCAGGTGCGGGCCGGCCGACACAGGCGCAGGCACAGGTGCGACCCGGCCGACGCAGGCGCAGGTGCGGGCCGGCCGTCAGCGGCGGCGGTGGATGACCACGCAGGCGAGGCCCGGGCCGGCGTGGGCGGCGACGGCCGCGCCGGCCTCGGAGACGTACCTGTCGTGCAGCCGGTCACCGAGCCGGATGGTCAGTGCGTCGAGCAGTTGCTCGGCCCGGTGTGGCGCGGCAAGGTGGTGCACGGCGAGGTCCACCGGTGCGTCTCCGGCGGCCTCGACGGCCAGGTCGATCAGTCGTGCCACGCCTCGGCTGGCGGTACGCACCTTGTCCCGCAGCACGATGACGCCATCGGGCATGTGCAGGATCGGTTTGACCGAGAGCGCGGTGCCGAGCAGCGCCTCGGCGGCGTTGATCCGGCCGCCCCGGCGGAGGAACTCAAGCGTGTCGACGTAGAAGAAGATTGTGGTTCGACCGACGGTGTCGACGGCGGCGGCACGTACGCCGGCCAGGTCGGCACCGTCGGCGGCGGCCCGGGCCGCGGCGATGGCCGGAAAGCCGAGACCCATGCCGCAGGAGCGACTGTCCACCACCCGCACCCGGTCACCGAGCTGGGCAGCGGCCAACTCGGCCGCCTCGACCGTGCCGGAGAGACCGGCCGACAGGTGGACGGAGACCACCCCGTCGGCCCCGGCGTCCAGCAACTCGCGGTACGTGCGGGCGAACTGCTCCGGCGACGGGCGGGAGGTGCTCACCGATACCCGCCGGGCGCTCAGGGCACGGGTGGCGTCCGCCGGGAAGACCTCCACCCCCTCCAGCCCCTCGACACCGTTGAGCACCACGGTCAGCGGCACCACGGTCAGCCGGTACGCCGACACCAGCTCGGGTGGAAGGTAGGCGGTGGAATCGGTCACGACCGCGACGGGCATGCTCGGCACGGTAGCCGATCGCACTGGATCAGCCGTGTTCAGCCATCCCGGGAGTGGCCCGCGCGGTGCCGTCGGTAGGCATCGGCCCGACGTTGTGGGCCCGCAGGTGCCAGCCGCGCCCGGCATCGTGGCGCAGCTCGGTCCAGTGGCAGTTGCGCAGCGAACCGACCGCGCGCAGCACGCTGTGCTCCCAGCCGAGCAGGTATCCACAGCCCTGCCGGGCGGCGCCGCCGTGGGTGGCGACGACGATCGTGCCGCCGGCCACCTCGTCGGCGGCCTCCTGCAACGCGGTGCCGATCCGCTTGCCCAGCTCGTCGAGATGCTCGATGCCGGCCCCCGGGTCCGGGTCACCGGCCCGCCAGCGGGCGTACTCGTCGGGGTACCGCTCGGTGACCTCGGTGAGCAGCAGGCCCTGCCAGCTGCCGAAGTAGCGTTCGCGCAACCGGGCGTCGGATCGCACCGGCAGGCCGGTCAGCGCGGCCAACGCGGCGGCGGTGTCGGCGGCGCGGCTCAGGTCACTTGCCACGATGGCGTCCGGCCGCATCGCGGCGAGCAGCGGCGCGGCGGTCCGCGCCTGCTCGCGGCCGAGGTCGTTCAGGGGTGCGTCGGACTGGCCCTGCACCCGGCTGGCGGCGTTCCAGTCGGTGTTGCCGTGCCGCCAGATGATCAGGCGGGTCACTCGCCCGATCCGGCGGCGGCCTCGGCCCGAGCCAGGTCCCGGTCGACGAACGGGATGGTCGGGCAGTCCTTCCAGAGCCGGTCGAGGGCGTAGAACTCGCGTTCCTCGGTGTGCTGGACGTGCACCACGATGTCGACGTAGTCGAGCAGCACCCAGCGCCCGCCGCGCTCGCCCTCGCGCCGGACCGGCTTCGCCTTCTCGGGCAGGTCGAGCAGGGCCTCTTCGATGGCATCGACGATGGCCAGCACCTGGCGCTCGTTCGGGGCCGCGGCGAGCACGAACGCGTCGGTGATCGCGAGCTGGTCGCCCACGTCGATGATGACGATGTCCTGAGCCTTCTTGTCGGCTGCCGCCTGGGCGGCGGTGATCGCCAGCTCGTGAGCGCGTTCGGAAACTGTCACCGTTCTCCTTCGATCATTCGTGCGATGATTCCAGCCTCTCACACCTGCCGGATTTGCGACCTACCGGTTTTCGCCCAATACCGGGATGAACAGGCCGATTCACTCCAGATAGAGCCGCCTTTTTGCGATGTACTGCACCACACCGTCCGGCACCAGATACCACAGCGGGGCACCGCGAGCGACCCGCGCCCGGCAGTCGGTGGACGAGATCGCCATCGCCGGCACCTGGACCAGACTGACCGTGTCGGCCGGCAGGTGGGCGTCGGAGAGTTCGAAGCCGGGCCGGGTCACCCCGATGAAGTGCGCCAACTCGAAGATCTCGGTGAGGTTCTTCCAGCTCAGGATCTTCTCCATGGCGTCCGCGCCGGTGATGAAGAACAGCTGCGCCTTGGGCCCGTACACCTCGTGCAGGTCGCGCAGGGTGTCGACGGTGTAGGTCGGGCCACCCCGGTCGATGTCCACCCGACTGACCTGGAACCGCGGATTGGAGGCGGTGGCGACCACAGTCATCAGATAGCGGTCCTCGGCCGAGCTGACCGGCATGTCCGCCTTCTGCCACGGTTGACCGGTCGGCACGAAGATCACCTCGTCGAGCCCGAACCGGTCCGCCACCTCGCTCGCCGCCACCAGGTGCCCGTGATGGATCGGGTCGAAGGTACCGCCCATGATCCCGATCCGCCGGATGTCGTCCACCACCCCATGATCCTAGAACCCACCCCGGGCCGGGCCGGCACCGTCCGTACCGCCCCGGCCACCGGTGTCAGGCGGTCGTGGCGGCCACCGCCGTCCGGGCCAGCAGGGCGCGGCGCAGGTCGTCGTCGGCGTCGACGACCACCCGGCGCAACCCGGGGGTGAGGTCGTCGCGGGCGAGCAACGCCGCGGCTGCCTCCCGGGTGGATTGCGCCACGGCGTAGCGGGGGAAGGCCAGCTCCGCCACCTCGTCGGCCACCCAGGGCGTACGCAGCCGCGCGGCGGCCGGCATGTCGGTGAAGTACCGCGCGACGTAGTCGGCGGTCAACTCCGCCTGCTCGGGTTGCCAGAAACCGGCAGCGGTCGCCTCGACCAGCCGGTTGGACAGCTCGGTGTTCGACACGATGATCTCCCACCCGGCCCGCTTGGCCGCCGGGTCGGGCAGCGCCGCCCGGCATCTGGCGGCGCGCTCCGCGCCGGTGGCGCTCGGATCGGCCGCCGCCTCCGCCGCGATCTCGGCCTCGCCGGCCGCGCCCAGCAGCACCAGCCGGGCCAGGATCGCCCAACGCAGCTCCACGTCGACCGCCAGCCCCGCCGGTACGTCCCGGCCGGCGAGCCAGCCCCCGAGCAGGTCGGCGTCGGTGCTCGCGGCGATCAGCCCCCGCGCCGCGGCCAACTGCAACGACCCGCCCGGCGCGGCACCGTCGAGCAACCGCCGGCAGGAGTCGGCGAGCACCCCCAGGGCGGTCCGGCGGGCCGCCGGGTCGAGGTAGCGGTCCACCAACGAGCGGCTCAGCGCGAGCACGTCCTCGGCGATGATCACCTCGGTCTCGGTGGGCAACGCCGTCGCGATCAGCTCCACCACCGCGCCTACCGGTCGCTCGCCGTCGGTCGCCGCGTCCAGCGCCTCGCCCCAGAGCAGCGCCCGGGCCAGTGGGTCGGCCAGACGGGGCAACAGCTGCGGCACGGCATCGGCCGAGGCCGGATCGAGCCGGATCTTGGCGAAGGTCAGGTCACCGTCGTTGGGCAGCAGAACCGCCGCCGCCGGCGCACCGGCCAGCTCGGCAAGGACCGTACGCCCCTCGTCGACCTTCGGATCCAGGTCGACCTCGACGCGCTCGGCGGTACCGTCGACGGCGTACCGGCCCACCCCGATGCGGTGCGGGCGCAGCACCGGGTGCGTCGGCGGCGCGGTCTGCGCGACGACCACCTCGGTGTACCGGCCCTGGCCGTCCACGGTCACCTCGGCCCGGAGCGTGTTCACCTGAGCGGTCCGCAACCAACTCTGCGCCCAGCCGCCGAGATCCCGACCACTGGCGGCGGAGAGGCTGGCCAGCAGGTCCGCCAGGGTGGCGTTGCCGAACCGGTGCCGGGCGAAGTGGTCGTTCAGGCCGGCCAGGAAGGCGTCGTCACCGAGCCACGCCACCAACTGCCGCAGCACGCTGGCGCCCTTGGCGTACGAGATGCCGTCGAAGTTGAGCAGGCCCTCGGCGGAGTCGGCCACCTCTTGCGGGGCCACCGGGTGGGTCGAGGGGCGCTGGTCGGCGGCGTAGCCTCCCGCCTTGCGGCGCAGCGCGAAGGTCGTCCACGCGCCGTCGAACCGGGTCGCCTCGGCGGTGACCCGGGTGCCCAGGTACTCCGCGAACGACTCGTTCAGCCACAGGTCGTCCCACCAGCGCATGGTGACCAGGTCACCGAACCACATGTGCGCCATCTCGTGGGCGATGACGGTGGCCCGCAGCTCGCGCTGGGTATCGGTGACCGCCGACCGGAAGATGTAGTCGTCGCGGAAGGTGACCAGGCCCGGATTCTCCATGGCACCGGCGTTGAACTCCGGCACGAACGCCTGGTCGTACTTGCCGAACGGGTAGCGCTCGTCGAAGAGCTGGTGGAAACGGTCCAGGCACTGCTTGGTGACGGTGAAGATCTCCTCCGCGTCGGCGTCCAGGTGCTCGGCGAGCGAACGTCGGCAGTAGACGGCGAGCGGGATGCCGTCGTGACTGTCCCGGCGTACGTGCCAGGGACCGGCGACCAGGGTGAAGAAGTACGTCGCGATGGGCAGGGTGGGCGCGAACTCCCAGCGTCCCGGGCTCGGATTGGCGGCCAGCTCGGCATTTGCCGCGACCGTCCAGTGCGGCGGTGCGGTGACCGAGAGGGTGACCGGCGCCTTCAGGTCAGGCTGGTCGAAGGCGGCGAAGATGCGCTGCACATCGTCCAGGAAGGACATCGCGTAGAGATAGGTCTCGCCGTCGGCCGGATCGACGAACCGGTGCATCCCCTCGCCGCTGTTCATGTACGCCATCTCGGCGTCGACGGTAAGCGTGTTCTCCTCGGTCAACCCGGTCAGCGGCAGCCGGTTGTCGACGAACGTGGCCGGGTCGAGGTCGGCGCCGTTGAGCCGTACCGCAAGCAGTTTCGCAGGCTTGACCTCGGCGAAGGTCTCGGTGGCGGTGGCCCGGAACCGGATCGTGACGTGCGAGCGGAACCGCTCTGCGTCCCCGGTCAGGTCGAGGTCCACCTGGTAGGACGTGACAGAGATCGACGCGCCACGCGCGGTCGACTCTGCACGGGTCAGGCTCGGCATCCGCTTATCCTGCCCGATGGGCCGAGCAACCGGCTCGCCAATTCCCCTGACCCTGGAGGACCTGACCATGACAACGCACCCCAAGGGCGACTTCGACCTCTCCCGCGCGGTCTGGCAGCGGGCCGAGGGCGACACCTCCGAGGCGGCGGTCGAGGTCGCCTTCGTCGACGACCTCATCGGCATGCGCAACTCCGCCGAGCCGGACGGCCCGGTGCTGGTCTTCACCAAGGCCGAGTGGGACGCCTTCGTCGCGGGTGCCCAGGACGGCGAGTTCGACCTGGACTGACTCCCCGGCGACGGCGGAGCGGCCCACGCGTCGGCACCGGCGGGCGACGCACCGGCTGACTCCGCCGAAGGGCCGTCCGGCCCCTCGGCGGAGCACGGTCAGGCCGGATGCAACACGGTACGCAGGCAGCCGTCCTGCTTCTTCTCGAAGATCTCGTAGCCCCGCGCGCCCTGCTCCAACGACATCGGATGGGTGGCCAGGTAGCCAGGGTCGATCTCGCCGGCGGCGAGCCGGTCCAGCAGCATCGGGATGTAGCGCTGCGCGTGCATCTGGCCCATCCGCAGCACCAGCGCCTTGTTCATCGCGGCACCCAGCGGGAACTTGTCCACCAGGCCAGCGTACACGCCGACGATGCTGACCGTGCCGCCCTTGCGGGCCGCCATGATCGCCTGCCGGACGGAGGTCGGCCGATCGGTCTGCAACCGGGCGCTCTGCTTGGCCCGGTCGTACGCGTACGCCGGACCGACGTCGTGCGATTCCATGCCGACCGCCTCGATACAGGCGTCCGGTCCCCGGCCGGCGGTCAACTCGCGCAGCGCCTCAAGCACGTCGGTCTCGGCGTAGTTGACGGTCTCCACGCCCAGCCGGTCGGCGGCGGTGGCCAGCCGCTCCGGCAGCCGGTCCACCATGATGACCCGTTCCGCGCCGAGCAACTGGGCGGCCCGGGCGGCCATCTGGCCGACGCCACCGGCACCCCACACCGCGACCACCTCGCCGCCGCTGAGGTTGCAGAAGTCGGCGGCCATCCAGCCGGTGGGCATCGCGTCGGAGGCGAAGACCACTGCGTCGTCGGGCACCCCGTCGGGCACCTTGAACGCACCGACGTCGCCGAACGGCACCCGCACGTACTCGGCGTGGCTGCCGGAGTAGCCACCGGCGGCGTGCGAGTAGCCGAGAATGCCGGCGGGCGAGTGCCCCCACAGTTTCTCGGTGAAGACCGGCTGCGGATTGGAGTTGTCGCAGAGCGAGTACTGCTCGGTGCGGCAGTACCAGCAGCCGCCGCAGGCCACCACCGAACCGACCACCACCCGGTCGCCGACGGCGAGGCGGCGCACCCCGGGGCCGGTCTCCACCACCTCGCCCATGAACTCGTGGCCGAGGATGTCGCCCTCCCGCATGGCGGGCAGGTACCCGTTGATCAGATGCAGGTCCGAGCCGCAGACGCTGCTCGCCCGGACCTTGACGATGATGTCGCCGTCGGCGCGGACGGCCGGCTCCGGCACATCGCGTACCTTCAGCTTGCCGACGCCCTCCCAGCACAGCGCCCTCATGCCCGTCCTCCCGTCGACAACCGCTCACGCACCTTGTCGGTGGCCCGTTCCTGCCTTCGGTTGCGTCCGGCGGGATCGCGTCGGGTATCGATCGCCTGACCGCACTCGATAAGCGACTTCGCCCGGCGTAGCGTGTCGCGCAGCCGCAGGTCCGGCTCGTCGGCACGGGCCAGGCCGAGCGCTCGGCGCACCGGAGAGGAGCGGTACCGCAACTCGGCGCGGATCTCGGTGCCCCGGCCCTGCGGGGCGGGCGACAACTCGATCGTGCCCTGCTGCTCCGGACCGTCGGTGACCCGCCAGCTCAGCCGGCCCGGACCGGTGACGGTGATCTCGGCCCGCCACTCGGTGCCGGCCCCGGACGGGTCATGCGCCACCACCCGCCAGTGCTCGTCGTCGATCTGCTCCAGCGTCGCCCACTCGGCCAGCGCGCGGTCCAGTCGCTGGCGGTCGGTCCAGAAGCCGATCACCGCCTCGACCGGCCGGTCGACCGTCACCCCGCGCCGCACCACGTACCAGCCGTCCATCTTCTCGGGCTGGTGCCGGTGCCGCCGTCGGGCCACCATCCGGCCCACGCCCACGCCCACCCCGACAGCGGTCACGGCGGCGGTGCCGAGCAGGGCCCATCTCGTTCCGTTGCTCGTCATCACGTCTCCTTCGCCAGAGGGCGTCCGGCAGCGGACGCCCCGTACGAGCGCTACCCGACACGGTGCTCCCGAAACGGCGCCCAGCAGGCGATCAGCGGCCGGTCGAGGGGCCCCCGAAGGGCGACCGTGGCCCGCACGGCGGTGTGCCGTACGGGCCACGGGGCGGCCGGCGGGTAGGTGATGTCGTCAGGAGCGCACCTCGTCGCGGGCGTGCCGGGCCTGCTCGCCGACGTCCTGGGCAGCGGTGCGGGTGTCGTCCCGGACCGTCTGCGCGGCCTCCCGGGCGGTGCCCTTGACCGACTCGGCCGCCTGCTGGGCCGGCTCGCGCAGTTCCTGGGTGACCTCGTTGGCCACCCGGCTCAGCTGCTCGGTGACCATTCCGCCGTGCTCGCCGGCCTTCTGTCGTACCTGGGTGGCCAGCTGCTGCTCGCGGCGGCTCGCCGGGATGAGCGAGGAGGCGAGCATCCCGACGCCGAAGGCGATCAGGCCGGCGGCCAGCGGGTTGCCCTCGGACTTGCGTCGAATGGCCTGCGGGGCGCGGTGCGCGGCGTCGTTTACGGTCGAGGCCGCCGAGTGCGCGGCGTCGCCGACGGCGGAGGCCGCCGACGAGGCGCGGTCGCCGACCGAGTGGGCGCCGTGGCTGGTGCGGTGGCCGAGATCGGATGCGGTTCCCATTACCGTCTCCCTCACATTCTGCAACGCGGTACGCACCCGCTGCTTACGGTCGTTGACGATCCGGCCCGGGCTGACCTTGTACGCCAGGGCGTCCACGTCAGAACTCAGGTGGCTACGGGTGGCTTCGATCTCCCGGCGGATCTGGTCGGGATCGGTGCTCATCGGGTCACTCCCTCCGGGTGCGGCTTGAGCGCGTCGGGGATGCGCTGCACGCTGTCGTTTGTCTGCTTCAGGCCACGGATGCGCTCGGCGTTGCGACGGCCCAGTACGTAGAGGACCGCCGCGATCGCGGCCCACAGGATGGCCACGATCAGTCCGGCCCAGCCGGCATCCATGACGTTTGACAGCCCGGCCCAGAGCGCCAGCGACAGGAAGAGCGCGACCATGTACGCGCCGAACCCGGCCCCGCCGAAGAGGCCGGCGGCCTTGCCCGCCTTCTTCCCCTCCTGGCGGATCTCGGCCTTGGCCAGTTCCACCTCCTGCCGCATCAGGGTGGACAGGTCGCTGGTGACCTGGCGCATCAGCTCACCGATCGAGCTGCTCTTGACCTCCGCTGCCCGCTGGCGGTAGTCGGAGTCGACTCCGGGATCCTGCGTCGGTGCGGTCATCGCGTCGCCTCCTTCCGGAATGCTCGGGCCGTCACCGGGCGGTCCCGCTCGACGGCATCCCGGGCAGCGGGTCGGTCTGGCCCACCGGCGGCAGCGGGTCGGTCTGACGCACCGGCGGCAGCGGGTCGGTCTGACGCACCGGCGGCAGCGGGTCGGTCTGACGCACCGGCGGCAGCGGGTCGGTCTGGCCCACCGGCGGCAGCGGGTCGAGGTAGCCGCCCGGCGGTACGGCGTCCGGCACCGCGCGCTGCGCGGGGGGCGCAGCCGTCGTCGGCAGGACGGCGGTGCGGTCCGGGTCGTACCCGGGCCCGTCGTCGCCGGTCGCGGAGAGATTGCGGGTCAGCCGGCCGGCCACCACACCGAGCAGCGCGGCGCCGACCAGAAAGGTGCCGGGGTTGCGGCGGGCGTAGTCGCGTACCTCGGTGAGCAGGTCACCTGGCTCGCGCCGCTCCAGCCAGCCGGCCACTCCGTGCACCCGCTCGGCGGCCTGGCGGGCCACCTCGCTCACCGGGCCATCCTGGCCACCGTTGTCGGCCATCGCGCGCATCTCGTCAGCCAGCGAGTGCAGGCCACCGGCGGCCCGACGCTGCTGCTCGCCGGCCTGGCCGGCAAGCGTCGTACGGGCCTCGCCGTACAGGTCACGGGCCTGGCGGGCGGCCTCCCGGCCGACCTCCTTGCCCTGCTCCCGCGCGGTTTCGGCGACCGCGCCACCGGCGTGCGCCGCCTCCGAGCCGACCTGCCGGGCCTGCTCGCGTACGCCGCCGCTGCCATTCGGCGAATCAGGTGCCTGGGTCGCGGGGGTGGATGACAGGTCGTAGGTCATGATGTCCCTTCCACTGCGATTCCTCGCGGTCATTTCGGGGGGTGCGGCGGACGGACTTGCCGCCGCCATTGATCACCTACCCTGAGCCCGGCCGCCCATGCCTGATTCGTCGTTTCTCTGCGGGATCGTCCGCCGGCCGACAAAAATGAGGGGTCAACGGGCCATCGAGATCGCCGGGTACGGTGCTGCACCTCGCCGCCCCGGCGGCCACCGGCCTCTCCCTGATGCACAGAGGTGACATCGATGGCGCATCGGTCAGACCGGGGCCGGACGGGCCGCAGCCGGGTCCAACTCGCCGCCCTCGCGGTGGCGCTGCTCTTCCTGGTCCTCGGTGTGGCCGGTTTCATCCCGGGGATCACCACCGACTACGGCGAGATGTCCTTCGCCGGGCACCACTCGAAGGCGAAGCTACTCGGCCTGTTCCAGGTCTCGATCCTGCACAACCTGCTGCACCTCGGCTTCGGCCTGATCGGTCTGGTGCTGGCCCGCCGGGTGGCCGGTGCGCGGTTCTTCCTGGTCGGCGGCGGCGCGATCTACCTCGTGCTGTGGCTGTACGGGTGGGCGGTCGAGGACGAGAGCGCGGCCAACTTCATCCCGGTCAACGGCGCCGACGATTTCCTGCACCTGGGACTCGGCTTCGGCATGCTGGCCCTGGGCCTGCTGCTCTCCAACAACGTGGGCACCGGCACTCCGCCGGACACCCCCTTCGACCGCCCCTGACCCACGCGGCTATTCGACCTCGTCCGGTTGGGGGGTCGGCTCGTCCTCGTCGGCGGGCCGCTGCCGGCGGGCCTTGCGGGCCGCCAGCCGCTCGGCGGCGCTGGCCCGGGTCGGCCGCTCCTCCAGCCGGACGTCGCGACCGCGCGCACCGGGCACGAACTCGGCACCGGCGTAGAGCGTCGGCTGCCAGTCGAACTCCCGCTCGCCGATGCGGACCAGGTCACCGGGCTGGGCACCCGCCTTGGCCAGCTTCTCCTCCACA
This DNA window, taken from Micromonospora sp. FIMYZ51, encodes the following:
- a CDS encoding phage holin family protein, with protein sequence MTAPTQDPGVDSDYRQRAAEVKSSSIGELMRQVTSDLSTLMRQEVELAKAEIRQEGKKAGKAAGLFGGAGFGAYMVALFLSLALWAGLSNVMDAGWAGLIVAILWAAIAAVLYVLGRRNAERIRGLKQTNDSVQRIPDALKPHPEGVTR
- a CDS encoding histidine phosphatase family protein gives rise to the protein MTRLIIWRHGNTDWNAASRVQGQSDAPLNDLGREQARTAAPLLAAMRPDAIVASDLSRAADTAAALAALTGLPVRSDARLRERYFGSWQGLLLTEVTERYPDEYARWRAGDPDPGAGIEHLDELGKRIGTALQEAADEVAGGTIVVATHGGAARQGCGYLLGWEHSVLRAVGSLRNCHWTELRHDAGRGWHLRAHNVGPMPTDGTARATPGMAEHG
- a CDS encoding SDR family oxidoreductase, whose amino-acid sequence is MSFVVTGGGRGVGRGIVARLLADGATVVVIERDPEAVAWVPEHPEADRLVALVGDAADEGVAARAADLAERAGPLIGWVNNAAVFRDASVHDAPVGEVVDLITRNLRPAVVGAATAVRRFLAAGTGGAVVNVSSHQASRPVPGCLPYATAKAAVEGLTRALAVQYGRHGIRANAVALGSVATERHEAFLAGQEPDRVRRIEAELAQLHPVGRIGQPQDVAEAVAYLLSPAASFINGVTLPVDGGRAALGLDPQAH
- the pepN gene encoding aminopeptidase N, whose translation is MPSLTRAESTARGASISVTSYQVDLDLTGDAERFRSHVTIRFRATATETFAEVKPAKLLAVRLNGADLDPATFVDNRLPLTGLTEENTLTVDAEMAYMNSGEGMHRFVDPADGETYLYAMSFLDDVQRIFAAFDQPDLKAPVTLSVTAPPHWTVAANAELAANPSPGRWEFAPTLPIATYFFTLVAGPWHVRRDSHDGIPLAVYCRRSLAEHLDADAEEIFTVTKQCLDRFHQLFDERYPFGKYDQAFVPEFNAGAMENPGLVTFRDDYIFRSAVTDTQRELRATVIAHEMAHMWFGDLVTMRWWDDLWLNESFAEYLGTRVTAEATRFDGAWTTFALRRKAGGYAADQRPSTHPVAPQEVADSAEGLLNFDGISYAKGASVLRQLVAWLGDDAFLAGLNDHFARHRFGNATLADLLASLSAASGRDLGGWAQSWLRTAQVNTLRAEVTVDGQGRYTEVVVAQTAPPTHPVLRPHRIGVGRYAVDGTAERVEVDLDPKVDEGRTVLAELAGAPAAAVLLPNDGDLTFAKIRLDPASADAVPQLLPRLADPLARALLWGEALDAATDGERPVGAVVELIATALPTETEVIIAEDVLALSRSLVDRYLDPAARRTALGVLADSCRRLLDGAAPGGSLQLAAARGLIAASTDADLLGGWLAGRDVPAGLAVDVELRWAILARLVLLGAAGEAEIAAEAAADPSATGAERAARCRAALPDPAAKRAGWEIIVSNTELSNRLVEATAAGFWQPEQAELTADYVARYFTDMPAAARLRTPWVADEVAELAFPRYAVAQSTREAAAALLARDDLTPGLRRVVVDADDDLRRALLARTAVAATTA
- a CDS encoding DUF397 domain-containing protein; translated protein: MTTHPKGDFDLSRAVWQRAEGDTSEAAVEVAFVDDLIGMRNSAEPDGPVLVFTKAEWDAFVAGAQDGEFDLD
- a CDS encoding zinc-dependent alcohol dehydrogenase, producing the protein MRALCWEGVGKLKVRDVPEPAVRADGDIIVKVRASSVCGSDLHLINGYLPAMREGDILGHEFMGEVVETGPGVRRLAVGDRVVVGSVVACGGCWYCRTEQYSLCDNSNPQPVFTEKLWGHSPAGILGYSHAAGGYSGSHAEYVRVPFGDVGAFKVPDGVPDDAVVFASDAMPTGWMAADFCNLSGGEVVAVWGAGGVGQMAARAAQLLGAERVIMVDRLPERLATAADRLGVETVNYAETDVLEALRELTAGRGPDACIEAVGMESHDVGPAYAYDRAKQSARLQTDRPTSVRQAIMAARKGGTVSIVGVYAGLVDKFPLGAAMNKALVLRMGQMHAQRYIPMLLDRLAAGEIDPGYLATHPMSLEQGARGYEIFEKKQDGCLRTVLHPA
- the rsfS gene encoding ribosome silencing factor; the encoded protein is MTVSERAHELAITAAQAAADKKAQDIVIIDVGDQLAITDAFVLAAAPNERQVLAIVDAIEEALLDLPEKAKPVRREGERGGRWVLLDYVDIVVHVQHTEEREFYALDRLWKDCPTIPFVDRDLARAEAAAGSGE
- the nadD gene encoding nicotinate-nucleotide adenylyltransferase produces the protein MVDDIRRIGIMGGTFDPIHHGHLVAASEVADRFGLDEVIFVPTGQPWQKADMPVSSAEDRYLMTVVATASNPRFQVSRVDIDRGGPTYTVDTLRDLHEVYGPKAQLFFITGADAMEKILSWKNLTEIFELAHFIGVTRPGFELSDAHLPADTVSLVQVPAMAISSTDCRARVARGAPLWYLVPDGVVQYIAKRRLYLE
- a CDS encoding DUF3618 domain-containing protein — translated: MSTDPDQIRREIEATRSHLSSDVDALAYKVSPGRIVNDRKQRVRTALQNVRETVMGTASDLGHRTSHGAHSVGDRASSAASAVGDAAHSAASTVNDAAHRAPQAIRRKSEGNPLAAGLIAFGVGMLASSLIPASRREQQLATQVRQKAGEHGGMVTEQLSRVANEVTQELREPAQQAAESVKGTAREAAQTVRDDTRTAAQDVGEQARHARDEVRS
- a CDS encoding cyclase, encoding MTSNGTRWALLGTAAVTAVGVGVGVGRMVARRRHRHQPEKMDGWYVVRRGVTVDRPVEAVIGFWTDRQRLDRALAEWATLEQIDDEHWRVVAHDPSGAGTEWRAEITVTGPGRLSWRVTDGPEQQGTIELSPAPQGRGTEIRAELRYRSSPVRRALGLARADEPDLRLRDTLRRAKSLIECGQAIDTRRDPAGRNRRQERATDKVRERLSTGGRA
- a CDS encoding DegV family protein gives rise to the protein MPVAVVTDSTAYLPPELVSAYRLTVVPLTVVLNGVEGLEGVEVFPADATRALSARRVSVSTSRPSPEQFARTYRELLDAGADGVVSVHLSAGLSGTVEAAELAAAQLGDRVRVVDSRSCGMGLGFPAIAAARAAADGADLAGVRAAAVDTVGRTTIFFYVDTLEFLRRGGRINAAEALLGTALSVKPILHMPDGVIVLRDKVRTASRGVARLIDLAVEAAGDAPVDLAVHHLAAPHRAEQLLDALTIRLGDRLHDRYVSEAGAAVAAHAGPGLACVVIHRRR